The Vigna unguiculata cultivar IT97K-499-35 chromosome 6, ASM411807v1, whole genome shotgun sequence genome contains a region encoding:
- the LOC114188149 gene encoding ABSCISIC ACID-INSENSITIVE 5-like protein 2 has protein sequence MGIQTMGSQGNGQQSHLQSSSLSRQGSWYNLTLDEVNSQLGDLGKPLGSMNLDELLQNVWTAEASKSSVIGADSENMSSSSSLQRQASLTLARALSGKTVDDVWREIQQGQKKRYGGEVKTQEGEMTFGETTLEDFLVQAGLFAEASISPAVGLDTMDFSAAQGFQQKTGLSSSPSIGSLSDTRPGRKRDAPDAYEKTLERRLRRKIKNRESAARSRARKQAYHNELVGKVSRLEEENVKLKKEKEFEERFTPDPLPEPKYQLQRHNSSPF, from the exons ATGGGGATTCAGACAATGGGATCTCAAGGTAATGGGCAACAGTCTCATTTACAGTCTTCATCTTTGTCTAGGCAAGGCTCATGGTATAATCTTACTCTTGATGAGGTTAATAGTCAATTAGGGGACTTAGGGAAGCCATTGGGGAGCATGAACCTTGACGAGCTTCTTCAAAATGTGTGGACTGCTGAAGCAAGTAAGTCTTCGGTGATAGGTGCGGATAGTGAGAACATGTCGTCCTCTTCCTCGCTTCAGCGGCAGGCCAGCCTTACGCTGGCTCGTGCTTTGAGTGGGAAGACGGTGGATGATGTGTGGAGGGAAATTCAGCAAGGGCAGAAGAAAAGATATGGAGGGGAAGTGAAAACTCAGGAGGGAGAAATGACTTTTGGTGAGACAACCTTGGAAGATTTCTTGGTGCAAGCAGGGCTTTTTGCTGAAGCTTCTATCAGTCCAGCTGTGGGGTTGGATACAATGGATTTCTCAGCAGCTCAAGGTTTCCAGCAGAAAACGGGGTTGTCATCATCCCCTTCTATTGGGAGTTTATCAGACACGAGACCGGGCAGGAAAAGGGATGCTCCTGATGCATATGAGAAAACCCTGGAGAGGAGGTTGAGGAGGAAGATCAAGAATAGGGAATCTGCTGCTCGGTCACGAGCTCGTAAACAG GCTTACCATAATGAACTGGTTGGCAAGGTTTCCCGTCTCGAAGAAGAAAATGTAAAGCTAAAGAAAGAGAAG